CGCCGGGGTGAGGGTGCCCTCGGCCACCCAGCCCCGGTTGACCAGGTCCGGCACAAGGGGGTCGTCGGGGAGGGTGCCGTTGCGGGCTTCGTTGAGGAGTTGCCAGTGGCGGCGGGTGAGGTCGGTGTCGGACAGGGCGCGGTCGAAGGACTGGTTGATCAGGGTGTCGAGGTGCTTGAGGTAGTAGCCGATGGGTTTCATGTCTGCCTCCAAGTAGATGTAAGATGACATGTAGTTGTTTCTGAGTATGCATCTGGAGGCCGGGGTGAACAAGGGCCGGGTGGACAAGAGCCTGCTCGCCGTCGAGCGCGCGATGGTGGAGATCCGGCGGCGGCAGCGGCGGCGGGCGCTGGCCCGGGGCGCGGTTGGGCCGCACGTCGACGTGCTGGACGTGGTCGAGGCGGCGGAGGAGAGCGGCGAGCGGGTGACGGTGTCGGCCGTCGCGCAGGCGTTGGGCGTGGACCAGCCCCGGGCGAGCAAGCTCGTGGCGGCGGCCGTCGAGGAGGGGTGGGTGCGGCGCGAGGCCGACCAGGCGGACGGGCGCAGGGCGTACCTGGTGCGGACGGCGAGCGGGCGCGAGTTGTCCGAGGTGATCCACGAGCGCCGGCAGGAGGCGTTCGACCGGGCCATGGACGGGTGGACGGACGCCGAGCGCGAGGTCTTCGCGTCGCTGCTGGGGCGTTTTGTCGGTGGCTTGCCCTAGCGTGTGCTCGTGACGGTTGACGACGTGATCGCGTACTGCCTGGCCAAGCCCGGCGCCGAGGAGAGCTACCCCTGGGGCGACGAGGAACTGGTGTGCAAGGTCGGCGGCAAGGCGTTCGCGTTCATCGGGCTGCCCGGCGAGTCCGTGGGCGTCAAGTGCGGCGTGAACGCCGAGGAAGCGGCCGAGTGGCGCGACCGCTTCCCCGACGACATCACGATCAGCCCGTACATCGGCCGCTACGGCTGGAACCGGCTCCAGCTCGGCGGCGCGGTCCCGGAGGACGACGTGCGCGAACTCCTCGACCGGTCGTACGACGCGGTCGTGGCGAAGCTGCCGCGCGGCAAGCGGCCCGGGGTGCTGCCCGGCTAACCATTTCCCGCCAGTCGCCACCCGCCCGCTGTCCGACGGCCCGCTGTCCGACGGCCCGCTGTCCGACGGCCCGCCCGCTGCCCGGCCGCCCGCCCGCTGCCCGGCTGCTGCCAGGCCGCCCCGCAGCCCGCCCGCTCTCAGCCCGCCCGGCTGGCTGGCTCCCGTTGCCGCGGCCGCCGCCAGCCGCCCGCTGCCCGGCCGCCTGCGGCCCGCCGCCCGGCCGGCTGGCGTTGCCCGCCAGCCGCCCGCCGCCCGGCCCGCTGCCCGGTGCCTGGCCGCTGCCCGGCTAGCCGGTGCCCTCCTCGGGCTCGATCACGCCGAACAGGTTGCCCTCGGTGTCGCGGTAGTACGCGAGCAGGCCGACGCCTGGCATGTGGTTCTTGGGCAGCGCGACGGTCCCGCCCGCTCCCTCGATCAACGCGATGATGGCGTCGATGTCGTCCACCCCGGTCGTCATCACGTATCCGCTGATCGGGCCGTCCGGCTCGGGGTCGGGACCCTGGCGGGGCAGCAGGCCGCCGTTCACGCCGGGGCCCTCCTCGCCGGTCGTGACGAGCCAGTACTGCTCCTGGCCCCAGCGTTCGAACTTCCAGCCGAACACCGTCTCGTAGAAGGAGATCGCCCGCGCCGGATCCGCCGCGAAGATCTCGAAGTGCACAGGTCGAGGCATGCGCCGCAGGCTACGCCCGACCCGCGCCGACCGCCGGGGGAACGAGCACCACCCGTCGCCGCACCCCGTCGCGCACCACCCACGGCCGCTCCTCGTCGTGCACCCGGGCCACGTCCGCCAGTGGCACGGCTTCCGGCTCGGCCAGTCGCACCGCCCCGGCGTCCACCAACTCCACCAACGACGCCAGCCGCACCCCGTCCGCCCGGATCCACACGTTCGCCACCCGGATCCCCCGCAACGCGACCGGCGTGGCCGACCCGAGCACCGCGACGAACGCCCCACCGCCGCGCACCGCGTCCAACGCCTCGACCCCCAACGCGGCGGCGTCCACCACCCCGTCCACCCCGCCGGGCACCACCTCCCGCACCGCGGCCCCGACATCGGCCCCGCGCGGCACCACCCACGAGGCCCCGTAGGACCGCACCAACTCCTCATCGGAGCCGGACGCGAACGCCACCACCCGCAACCCCCGCGCCACCGCGAGCTGCACGGCGAACCCGCCCACCGACCCGCCCGCGCCGGTCACCAGCACCGACGCCCCCACCGGCAGGTCCAGCAGGTCCAACGCCTGCCACGCCGTCAACCCGCCCAGCGGCAACGTGCTCGCCGCCTCCAACGACACCGACCGAGGCGCACGAGCCACCGCCGACGCGTCCAACACGACGAACTCCGCCTGCGTCCCCAAGGTGGGCAACCGGTCCCGCAGCCCCACCACGGCGTCGCCGACCGAGAACGACACATCCGCCCCGACCGCGTCCACCACGCCGGCCACGTCCCACCCGAGCCCGACCACCCGAGCCGGCACCAACCCGGCCGCGTGCAACGCCCCCGACCGGGTCGCGAAGTCCACGGGGTTGACCGCCGCCGCACCCACCCGGACCCGCACCTGCCCCACCCCGGGCACCGGCACCGGCACGTCCGCCACTTCCACCGGCCCACCAGAGGACCGCACGATCACCGAAAGCATGACGACGAACCTACGGAGAGCTACTCTCCACCGGGAAGTACGTACCCGGAAGTGCGTAAGGGAGCCCATGGTCACCCGAACGGCGAGCGAACGCCGCGAAGAACGCCGCCAGGCCTACGACGCCTACCTGAAGGAGTGCCCGGCCCGACAGCTGCTCGACCGCATCAGCGACAAGTGGGTCAGCCTGGTGCTGGTCGCCCTCTCGGACGGCCCCCGCCGCTACAGCGAGCTGAACCACACCATCGCCGGCGTCAGCCAGAAGATGCTCACCCAGACCCTGCGCTCACTGGAACGGGACGGCCTGGTCACCCGGAGCATCACGGCGGACGTCCCGGTCCGGGTGGACTACGAGCTCACGCCCCTGGGCCACAAGCTCATGCCGGTCATGGCCGCGATCAAGAGCTGGGCGGAGGAGAACATCGAGGACGTGCTGGCGAGCCGGGAGCGCTACGACCGCTCCCGGCCCGACAACGACTAGGAAGTGACGTCCTTGCGAGCGAACTTGCGAGCGGCCAACAGCGTGAAGAACGCCCCGTAAGCCAACGCCGAGAACGTCCCGCGGGCCATCTGCGACCAGTCCACATCGGACGACAGCAGGTCCGCCCAAGCCAACGCGTAGTGCGTGGGCAGGTAGTCCCGCAGGTCCTCCAACGCCGTGATCTGGTCCAGGATCTGCGACAGGATCGACACCAGCACCGCCCCGCCGACCGCGCCCAGCGGCGCGTCCGTCGACACCGACAGGTACAGGGCCAACCCCGCCACCCAGAACAGGTGGATGGAGATGTAGCAGACCGCCAGCGCCACCCCGTACACGCCGGACCCGAACGACGCCGCCTCACCGGTCGGTGACACCGCCTCGCCCGCGCCGTACCAGGCGACACCCACACCCAGTGCCACCAACGGCAGCAGCACCAGCGCGAACACCGACAGCAGCCCGGACGCCAACGCCTTCTGCCGCAACAACCTGTGCCGGGGGATCGGCGCGGCCAGCAGGTACTTCAGGCTCGACCACGACGCCTCCGACGCGATCGTGTCGCCGAAGAACAACGCCACGATCATCGGCAGCAGGAAGCTCCCGGACACGAACAGCGTGAGGATCACGAAGTTCACGCCGGACGCCGTGGCCAGGTCCACGAACCCGCCCGAGCGCCGGTTGGGCGACGACTGGCCCAGCTCGAACGCCACCACCAGGATGAACGGCAGCAGCACCAGGAAACCCAGCACCAACTGCGTCCGCCGCCGGCGCAACTGCCGCACCAGCTCGACCCGCACCGGCAGCGTCCGCCCTGCCCGGTAGCCGACCTTCGACCCGTCCGGCGCGACGGACGCCTGCTCCTGCTCCGCCGCGTCCGTCAGGTCGGAGATCGCCGAGGGATCGGTGTGCACCCCGTTGTCGCTCATTCGCCCACCAACTCCAGGAACGCGTCCTCCAACCGGCGGCGCGGACCGGCCTGGTCGACCGCCACCCCCGCCGCCACCAACGCCTGCAACGCCTCCGCGCGCGGAGTCCCGTTCAGGCTCGCGTGGACCTGCTCGCCGTCCACCGAGACCGACTTCACGCCCGACAGCCCGCGCAGCACGTCGGCCGCCTCGTCGGGCCGGTCGACCCGGAAGCTGGCCTCGCCGCCGCCCGTCGCGATCTCCTCGACCGGACCGGCCGCGACCAGGGTGCCCTTGTGCATGACCACGACGTGGCTGCACGTCTGCTCGACCTCGGCGAGCAGGTGGGAGGACACCAGCACCGTGCGCCCGGCGGCGGCGTAGCGCCGCAGGACCTCGCGCATCTGGTGGATCTGGGGCGGGTCGAGCCCGTTGGTCGGCTCGTCCAGCACGAGCAGGTCCGGCAGGCCGAGCATGGCCTGGGCGATGGCGAGCCGCTGCCGCATGCCCTGGCTGTACGTCCGGACCTTGCGGTGCACCGCGCCGCCCAGGCCCGCGATCTCCAGCGCCTCGTCGAAGTGGGCCTGCTCCACCGGTCGACCGGTGGCCGCCCAGTACAGCCGCAGGTTCGCGATGCCGGACAGGTGCGGCAAGAAGCCCGACCCCTCCACGAACGACCCGATCCGCGACAGCACGGGCGCACCCGCGTGCACCCGGTGCCCGAACACCCTGATCTCACCCTCCGAGGGCGTGATCAGGCCCATCAGCATCCGCAGCGTGGTCGTCTTGCCCGCGCCGTTGGGCCCGAGCAGACCGAGCACCTGGCCGTGCTCCACCCGGAACGACAGGTCCCGCACCGCGGTCAACCCGCCCGGGTAGGACTTGGTCAGGCCGGAGATGACCAGCGGCACCGACGTCAGCTCCGGGTCGACGTCCGCGGTCAGCCGGCGGCGGAACCACGCCACCACGGCCACGACCAGGCACAGCAGCAGCACGATCGCGATGCCCCACAGCGCGCCGGTCGGCACCTCGCTGGTCGCGTTCGCGCCCGGCACCACCGGCACCGCCAGGTCCGGCGACGCCAGCGAGATCCGGTAGGCCGCGGGGGCGGTGGCGTTGGCGTAGGCCTGGTCGGTCGTGGACACCACGAGCTGGAGCCGGTGGTCGCTCTCCACCGGCCGCACCGCGCCGGGCAGCGTCACGGTCACCTCGACCGGCGACCCGTCCGCGGGCAGCTTCACCCGGAAGGGCGCCACCGCCGACCCCGGCAGGGTCCGCACCCCGCTCGCGTCGGAGTCGTAGAGCTTGGCGAACAGCACCGCGCCCTCGGGCGGCACCGGAACACCCGGCACGGCCGCCACCTTCAACCGCACCGTGGACGCCCCGGTCAGCAGCACCTGCGAGGTGAACGGCTCGCTGGCGAACACCGCCGCCTGGCCGGGCAGGTCCAGCGACAGCCGCGACGACAGCGACGACGACCGCGACAGCGCCGACCCCAGTCCGGGCAGGCTCGACACGGCCGCCGGGTTGCCGCCCGCCGGGTTGACCACCGTCTGGTCCCGCCCGGACAGCGCGATGCCCTTGCGCTCGACCGCGCCGCCGCCGGTCAGCCCCGGGTAGCTCGGCGCGATGACGTTGCGCAGCGACGGCGCACCGCTGCTGCGGAACGCGCCCACGACCGTGTACTCGAAGCCGGTGCCGGGGTCGGTGCCCTTGCCGTCGAGGTGGAAGGCCATCCAGTCGGCGATCTGCCCGCGCAGCTCGGGGCCGGGCGACCCGCCGTCGTGGCCGCCGGAGTACCAGACGACCTTCACCTTGGCGCCGTTCGCGGCGATCTGGCGGGCGTTGGCGTCGGCCTGGTCCAGGCCGAACAGGGTGTCCTGCTCGCCCTGCACCAGCAGGGTCGGCTGGGTGATCTTGTCGGTCACCGAGGCGGGGGAGGCGCGGCGCAGGATCTCCAGCGTCTTCTCGCTCGCCCGGCCGGTCGTGGCGACCTCGGTGTAGGCGGCGCAGACGTCTGCGGCGAACCGGCCGCACGCCCCGTTCACCGGTCCGGCCGGTCGGCCCTGCTGCTGCGGCGCGGTGACCGCTGCCGCTGCCGCGTCGGCCGCCTGACCTGCGCCGTTGTCGTTCTGACCCGGCTCGGCGGCCTCTTGGCCGGGGCTGGCGAGGTCGCCGCCGGACAGGCCGGCGGAGAAGAAGATGCCCGCCCACGAGCGCTTGAACACGCCGTCGTCGGCGAACGCGCCCACCGCCGGCGTCCCGGCGTCCACCCGGTCGGGGCGCGCGGAGTTGGGCAGCAGCGCCTGGGCCAGGTCGTTGTACGTGATGACCGGCGCGATGGTGTCCACCCGCGGGTCCACGCCCGCCAGGGACAGCGCCAGCGCGCCGCCGTAGGACCCGCCGGTCACGCCCACGCGCGGGTCGCCCGCCGCGTCGGTGCGCACCTCCTCGCGGGTGGCGAGCCAGTCGAGCAGCTTCTGCGCGTCGCGGACCTCGTGGTCCAGCGAGTTCAGCTCGATCTGGCCGGTGCTGCGGCCGAAGCCGCGCGCGGAGTAGGTCAGGACGACGAACCCGTCCTGGGCCAGCTCCCGGGCCTGGGCGGCCACGCCGTCCTTGCTGCCGCCGAAGCCGTGCGGGAGCAGGATCGCCGGCGCGGGGGTGCGTTCGGGCAGGTAGAGGGTGGTGTCGAGCTGGACCGTCCGGTCGCTGCCGGGGCTTTCCGGCACGTCGATCACCGCGTCGCGGGTGCTCACCGGCGGCGGGTCGTCGCCCGACCGCGCCCAGACCACGCCGGCGCCCACCAGGGCGACCAGCACGACCAGCGCGGGGAGCGACCACCTGCCGCGGAGGCGGGAGGTTGGGGCCACGAACCTGAGGTTAGGCCGACCGCGTCACACCGGCGTGTGATGCTGAGAAAGCGTGATCTTCGAGGTTGCGCTTTCTCAGCGAAAGCTCACCTGGCCGGGTGGGTCTGATCACCTCGGCTGGCGCGAACCCGCAGTAATGCGTGAGACTGGGCGGGAGTGTGGAGGGGAGTACTCCCTCGCGGCGGTGTCGTCAGCACGGAGCCCAGCGTCGGGTTCCCGGTGCCGCCGGTCGACCGGTCACCCGGTCGGCGGAGGAGACCTCCGGTCATTGGCGTGCGCGCGATGTACCGGAGGTGTGTCGATGGGTGTCCCTGCGTGGTTGTGGTTCGCGACGATCGCGGGCTTGTTGGCCTTGCTCGCGATCGACCTGTTCATCGTCGACCGCAAGCCGCACGAGGTCACCATCGGTGAAGCCGGTCGGTGGGTGACCTTCTACGTCGCCGTCGCGATCGCCTTCGGCCTGGGCATCTGGTACTTCGCGGGTGGCACCTATTCAGGTGAATTCTTCGCCGGGTACATCACGGAGTACTCGCTCAGCGTCGACAACCTCTTCATCTTCCTGATCATCATGAGCACCTTCAAGGTGCCCGCGATCCACCAGCACAAGGTGCTGCTCGTGGGCATCGTGATGGCGCTGGTGATGCGCGGCATCTTCATCGCCGTCGGCGCGGCCGTGATCGCCCAGTTCAGCTGGGTCTTCTACCTGTTCGGCGCGTTCCTGATCTACACCGGCTACAAGCTGGCGCGGACGGACCACGACGAGGAGGAAGAGGAGTTCAAGGAGAACGCGGCGCTGCGCCTGGTCCGCAAGGTCTTCCCGGTGGCCGACCGGTACCACGACGCCAAGTCGTTCGTCCGGATCGACGGCAAGCGGTTCGTGACCCCGATGTTCATCGTGATGGTCGCGATCGGCACCACCGACCTGCTGTTCGCGCTGGACTCGATCCCGGCGATCTTCGGGCTGACCAAGGAGCCGTTCCTGGTCTTCACCGCCAACGCGTTCGCCCTGATGGGGCTGCGGCAGCTGTACTTCCTGCTCGGCGGGCTGCTCAACAAGCTGGTCTACCTGTCGATCGGCCTGTCGGTGATCCTCGGGTTCATCGGCGTGAAGCTGATCCTGGAGGCGCTGCACTCCAACTCGCTGCCCTTCCTCAACGGCGGCGAGCCGCTGCCGGTGCCGGTCATCGGCATCGAGCTGTCGCTGTCGGTCATCGTGGGCGTCCTGGCCATCACCACGGTCGCCTCGCTGATCAAGGTCAAGCGCGACCCGGAGGCGGCCAAGCAGGTCGCCAAGTAGCTCCGAGCTCCCACCGCGCGCCACGGTCCCCTCCCGGGAACGTGGCGCGCGGTGCTTTTCCCGGGGTTTGCCCAGCGCCTCCGAGGTGATCTCCCGATTAGTTGGAATTTTCCGAAATACATCGAAGAATCAGTTACTTCGTGACGATCACGCTCCCTAGGGTGTCCGGGTGAAGTTCGGAGTTCTCGGGCCGCTCACGGTGCGCACGTCCGACGGGGTGCCGGTGCCCATTCGCGGCAAGCGCCTGCGAACCCTCCTCTCCGTCCTCCTGGTGCACGCCGGCCGGCCCGTGGCCGCGCACCAGCTCGTGGACGCGCTGTGGGAGGGCGAGCCGCCCAAGTCGTACCTGTCCAACCTGCACACCTACGTGTCCCGGCTGCGCGACCGGCTGCCCGACCTGCGCATCGACCACACCGACGGCCTCTACACCGCCCGCGTCCACCCCGACGACCTCGACCTGCTGGTCTTCCGCGGCCGGGTGGACGCCGCCCGGCTGGCCGTGCGGCGCGGCGAGCACGCGATGGCCGCCGACCTCTACCGGTCCGCGCTGGCGCTGTTCCGCGACCGGCCGCTGCTGGACCTGGACGCGCCCGCGCTGGAACCGGAGATCTCGCACCTGGAGTCCACCCGGCTGCTGCTGGTCGAGGACCGGTTCGAGGCGGAGCTGGCCGCCGGGCGGCACGTTGAGGTGGTCGCCGAGCTGGAGGCGCTGGTCGCCGAGCAGCCCACCCGGGAACGGCTGTGCCGCCAGCTCATGCTCGCGCTGTGCGCGGCGGGCCGGCAGGCCGACGCCCTGGCCGCCTACCGCACCACCCGGGACCGGCTGGTCGAGGCGGTCGGCGTGGAACCCGGCCCGGCGCTGCGCCGGCTGCACCGCGAGATC
This DNA window, taken from Saccharothrix variisporea, encodes the following:
- a CDS encoding MarR family transcriptional regulator, with protein sequence MKPIGYYLKHLDTLINQSFDRALSDTDLTRRHWQLLNEARNGTLPDDPLVPDLVNRGWVAEGTLTPAGEAAFAATQTRVDTVRTALMGDLTVEEYTATVATLAKMAANLEKAHS
- a CDS encoding MarR family winged helix-turn-helix transcriptional regulator, with the protein product MHLEAGVNKGRVDKSLLAVERAMVEIRRRQRRRALARGAVGPHVDVLDVVEAAEESGERVTVSAVAQALGVDQPRASKLVAAAVEEGWVRREADQADGRRAYLVRTASGRELSEVIHERRQEAFDRAMDGWTDAEREVFASLLGRFVGGLP
- a CDS encoding VOC family protein, encoding MPRPVHFEIFAADPARAISFYETVFGWKFERWGQEQYWLVTTGEEGPGVNGGLLPRQGPDPEPDGPISGYVMTTGVDDIDAIIALIEGAGGTVALPKNHMPGVGLLAYYRDTEGNLFGVIEPEEGTG
- a CDS encoding alpha/beta fold hydrolase, with product MAPTSRLRGRWSLPALVVLVALVGAGVVWARSGDDPPPVSTRDAVIDVPESPGSDRTVQLDTTLYLPERTPAPAILLPHGFGGSKDGVAAQARELAQDGFVVLTYSARGFGRSTGQIELNSLDHEVRDAQKLLDWLATREEVRTDAAGDPRVGVTGGSYGGALALSLAGVDPRVDTIAPVITYNDLAQALLPNSARPDRVDAGTPAVGAFADDGVFKRSWAGIFFSAGLSGGDLASPGQEAAEPGQNDNGAGQAADAAAAAVTAPQQQGRPAGPVNGACGRFAADVCAAYTEVATTGRASEKTLEILRRASPASVTDKITQPTLLVQGEQDTLFGLDQADANARQIAANGAKVKVVWYSGGHDGGSPGPELRGQIADWMAFHLDGKGTDPGTGFEYTVVGAFRSSGAPSLRNVIAPSYPGLTGGGAVERKGIALSGRDQTVVNPAGGNPAAVSSLPGLGSALSRSSSLSSRLSLDLPGQAAVFASEPFTSQVLLTGASTVRLKVAAVPGVPVPPEGAVLFAKLYDSDASGVRTLPGSAVAPFRVKLPADGSPVEVTVTLPGAVRPVESDHRLQLVVSTTDQAYANATAPAAYRISLASPDLAVPVVPGANATSEVPTGALWGIAIVLLLCLVVAVVAWFRRRLTADVDPELTSVPLVISGLTKSYPGGLTAVRDLSFRVEHGQVLGLLGPNGAGKTTTLRMLMGLITPSEGEIRVFGHRVHAGAPVLSRIGSFVEGSGFLPHLSGIANLRLYWAATGRPVEQAHFDEALEIAGLGGAVHRKVRTYSQGMRQRLAIAQAMLGLPDLLVLDEPTNGLDPPQIHQMREVLRRYAAAGRTVLVSSHLLAEVEQTCSHVVVMHKGTLVAAGPVEEIATGGGEASFRVDRPDEAADVLRGLSGVKSVSVDGEQVHASLNGTPRAEALQALVAAGVAVDQAGPRRRLEDAFLELVGE
- a CDS encoding MmcQ/YjbR family DNA-binding protein; this encodes MTVDDVIAYCLAKPGAEESYPWGDEELVCKVGGKAFAFIGLPGESVGVKCGVNAEEAAEWRDRFPDDITISPYIGRYGWNRLQLGGAVPEDDVRELLDRSYDAVVAKLPRGKRPGVLPG
- a CDS encoding winged helix-turn-helix transcriptional regulator yields the protein MVTRTASERREERRQAYDAYLKECPARQLLDRISDKWVSLVLVALSDGPRRYSELNHTIAGVSQKMLTQTLRSLERDGLVTRSITADVPVRVDYELTPLGHKLMPVMAAIKSWAEENIEDVLASRERYDRSRPDND
- a CDS encoding NADP-dependent oxidoreductase: MLSVIVRSSGGPVEVADVPVPVPGVGQVRVRVGAAAVNPVDFATRSGALHAAGLVPARVVGLGWDVAGVVDAVGADVSFSVGDAVVGLRDRLPTLGTQAEFVVLDASAVARAPRSVSLEAASTLPLGGLTAWQALDLLDLPVGASVLVTGAGGSVGGFAVQLAVARGLRVVAFASGSDEELVRSYGASWVVPRGADVGAAVREVVPGGVDGVVDAAALGVEALDAVRGGGAFVAVLGSATPVALRGIRVANVWIRADGVRLASLVELVDAGAVRLAEPEAVPLADVARVHDEERPWVVRDGVRRRVVLVPPAVGAGRA
- a CDS encoding TerC family protein; this translates as MGVPAWLWFATIAGLLALLAIDLFIVDRKPHEVTIGEAGRWVTFYVAVAIAFGLGIWYFAGGTYSGEFFAGYITEYSLSVDNLFIFLIIMSTFKVPAIHQHKVLLVGIVMALVMRGIFIAVGAAVIAQFSWVFYLFGAFLIYTGYKLARTDHDEEEEEFKENAALRLVRKVFPVADRYHDAKSFVRIDGKRFVTPMFIVMVAIGTTDLLFALDSIPAIFGLTKEPFLVFTANAFALMGLRQLYFLLGGLLNKLVYLSIGLSVILGFIGVKLILEALHSNSLPFLNGGEPLPVPVIGIELSLSVIVGVLAITTVASLIKVKRDPEAAKQVAK
- a CDS encoding ABC transporter permease; translated protein: MSDNGVHTDPSAISDLTDAAEQEQASVAPDGSKVGYRAGRTLPVRVELVRQLRRRRTQLVLGFLVLLPFILVVAFELGQSSPNRRSGGFVDLATASGVNFVILTLFVSGSFLLPMIVALFFGDTIASEASWSSLKYLLAAPIPRHRLLRQKALASGLLSVFALVLLPLVALGVGVAWYGAGEAVSPTGEAASFGSGVYGVALAVCYISIHLFWVAGLALYLSVSTDAPLGAVGGAVLVSILSQILDQITALEDLRDYLPTHYALAWADLLSSDVDWSQMARGTFSALAYGAFFTLLAARKFARKDVTS